The Leucothrix mucor DSM 2157 DNA window GGCTAAGTGTGGGCGGTCAATATAGGCAATATCTATCGCGCCATCATTATTAAAATCGGCGACTCCAACAGGCGCTAACCAGCGGTAGGCTTGCCCGATATAAGGCGTGCTGGCGATTAATGACAGGGTATTGGGTGCGCTTTGTGTGACGCCATAAACTGCGATTTGGCCACCTTTTTGATTGTGACTGCGAATGGTGATGATTTCATTGCGGCCATCGCCATCAAGGTCAGCTAAGCGGGGTTGGATGTCTTCGAAGACTTGGGCGGTTTCAAGGGTGACTGAGAGTGTTCGCCCGTCGGCGGTTTTAGCGTGAAGCGATCCGGCTTCGATGGCATCGCCCAGTACGCCGTGAGCGTAGCGGGTGGTTGCGTTGTCGTACCACGCGGATTTGATGCCGTTGGTGGTGTTTGAGCTTATGAATGACTCTGGAAAGTCGGTGGCAGGTGGTGTTTCAGCGGCGAGTAGTTGAGTGCTTAGCGAGCAGATAGTTACGGCGAATAGGATTTGGGGAGCGAAAGGCTTAGT harbors:
- a CDS encoding FG-GAP repeat domain-containing protein, translating into MTKPFAPQILFAVTICSLSTQLLAAETPPATDFPESFISSNTTNGIKSAWYDNATTRYAHGVLGDAIEAGSLHAKTADGRTLSVTLETAQVFEDIQPRLADLDGDGRNEIITIRSHNQKGGQIAVYGVTQSAPNTLSLIASTPYIGQAYRWLAPVGVADFNNDGAIDIAYIDRPHLARILRVWSYRDGGLQQIAQVQGLTNHNIGHNYITGGVQQCGKDAAMITVDANWSRLIKTRFKNGQLLSEDIGPYTGKASATEALNCR